The window ttaataatttatacatattcaatggatTTTATAAGATAAATATAGGGTTCGAACCAAAGGTATTGAGTTCGGCCGCCCCAACTCGTTTTTATTGAGATTGAATTTAAAAACTAATTTTTGCAAGATATGTTTCTTGACTCTTCTTTTATCAATGTAGACTGGAGATCAGCTGCTGTAACTGAGGGACAATATTCTTAAACTCAAACAAGAAGTTGAAGCTGAACTATTTGATGAAGATTCTAATAAAGATTGTGCAGATACCAATGTGCGTATCTCAATAAAAAAGTTGTATTTTCCCTTTCTAATATTTGTTATGACAGCAACACCCTCACCTACAACATACTCTACACCCGCACAAGGAAAAAGAAAGGGAATGTTGTTATTTTAGTTATTTATTGAAGCAATAACGGCCAAGAACAACTTAGCTCACAGTTTGCAAGAACTCAAATGTCTCCCGACCAAGGGGTAATTCTTAATTTAAAGCTTACGTGTTATTCTTCCCCATTATATTCATTTGCTTCTGTACCCATCGTCGGAAAATTATACTGTTTAGCTCGGtaagtttttttaaaatatgtatatgtaCTATATAATGACACCGCTTGACTTGTGGtgagtttatttttttatattttgattccCCTTAATGAAAATCCTGGTTCCGCCACTGTATGCAATGATTTTGCATGTTATCAGGCTATACAATTTGCTAGATAGATATTGAGTTTAATTTCTACATATCTTCAGCGTAAAAGGTTCTGCACACAAGTATTGAATATACAATAGGTTAAAAGTACATGTCGATAGCTTTTACATTATTAGTGTGTACATATGGGTGAAGTCTACAGTGGAAGAGTATTAACAGGAATCTCAATAGTCCTAGTAATCCGCTCTAATGTAACTCATGTTAATAGGTGGGCACAAATGAAGAACCAAAAGATGATTAGGGGTGGGCATAGTTTGGGCAAACCCGAAACCCAAACCAAAATCCGATTTTTTGGATTTGTAGTTTGGATTTTGTATTACGGATTGGATGATGGATTTGGTACTTCGTATTTTTGAATATtcgaaaatctgaaatttttatactttatatttagtcCATTATCCATATGCCAATAGTAATAAGTCGAATACCTTGCCCATTAGATACTATCTAATATATTCAATGTTAATTGCTAAGTTAATGTCAGAATACTTTCTATTTGGACAGTTTTAGTGTTGCTACTTCTTATCAGCTGTATTAATGTCTCTGTTGCATTTCGATAATAATgatttcattacttgaatactttatttgaaagattatcgTGAGAATGAGATACTTTTCAGGCAATTTAACATGAGTACTTCATTTAgatattcatttttgtaataAGAAGAAACATCTCAACTTATAAGTTCGAAAccgaaaatccaaaatatccaaACTGATTAATCCGAAATTGAACTTAAAAAATTTGATCCAATCCGAGcttatttggattggatttggaTTGTCATTTCTTCAATTCGAAATCTAAAATTGAAACCAAAATTTTCATATCCAATCCGAACTGCCCACCCGCCCGCTCGCCCTTAAAGATGATTGCTTTATGACTTGTTGTATCCTTAATGTGCCTAtcctttttgttttttcattGGGTTGATTGTTTCCCTCTAGGTGGTTAACATTTCCGACGATAATCTTGAAATAGTTGAATCTGAACTGTTTGGTGAAGTTGCCAATCGAGATCATGCAGATGCCAATGTGAGTACTGTTAAAAAGGTTATATTTCCCTTTCTGATTTGTGTTGACAGGAACACCCCCACCTAACACAAGGAAAAAGATAGGGAATGGTGTTCTTCTCCATTTTTAACAAACAATGTTTCTTATTTGAACTGTTAGTTTCTTGCAGTATGCACTTTCTATAACCACAAGTTGTGTCATTTATGTTTCTATCGGTGTAGATCCAGTCTCAGACTCTTTATTCTGAGCCAGACATCTGTGAAATCAGAGAAATTGGTGGCCAATGTGACTCTAGACATCAGGAAGCAAATGAATATAATGCGCAAGAACAACTTAGCTCACAGTCTGCAACAACTCAAATGTCTACCAACCAAGGGTTCTTCTTAATCTAATTGAGAATGTCATTGCAATTAGTATGCATATAGAATTAGGTGTAAGGGATGCAATAATGTTGCCTACTTGTTTAACTATTTAATTAcagatgaaaatttgaaaatatagtaaataaagcgaTAACTGCCTAAATAGAGAAGCTTTGCTGCTGTAACTCATCACAAAAATGGTAGAGCACTCATGATATGTATTCCATTGGCACGAAAAAAGTATTCCATTGGCATGAAAAAATAAGTACTATGTGACATATTTGTTGTTACATTATTCAAGTGTCAGCCTAATTGAGCTTCTATCTGTAATTCATTTTTGTTTCCCATCTATGCTTATTAAATAGAGGTACATGTGTCCGAATTTTGATTTTAGAGGTGTAACACTTGCAGCAAATAAACACAGAAAACCTAAACAATTGAGGTTAATGTAGATGTGTTTGATTTATTCTAATGGTGCCATCAGTTGAAAATGGTCCAACTCATCCTGTGAATGAaatgtctttctttctttctttcttgtgtgtgtgtgtgtgtatttatgGACATATGTGACTGAAGCGTAAATCTTATAACGAGTGATAGCTcattattaactaaattagaactaaatgtgtgtgtgtgtgtttatataTATTTCTCTCTTATGTTTTCTAGGTGGTTAATGTTTCCGGGTATATTCTTGAAATGAAACAAGAAGTTGAGTCTGAACTGTTTGGTGAAGATGCCAATCGAGGTCATGCATATACCGATGTGAGTATCTGTTAAGCATGATATGCTTTTTCTTAATAATGCCTTTCAATTTTCATTGTTGAGATTTAATTTAAGAACTTGCTGTGTGATGTGCATCTTGACAATCCTTTTGCCATCGTAGACTACTGGAGACTATCGTTATGAGGGCCGAGAATGCATTAGGTATACTCGAGATCAACTATTGAACTTGAGAAAGGTAATAGTCATATTTTGCTTCCTCTGTTGCATCTAATATGTCATTTATTCTATTAACCCGCTTCAATATAGTGCATATTATTGGGTGTTCAAATTGGCCATTTCAAGCAACTTCAGATCGACTACATGAATCCTCGCTTTCCATGTGTTGTCCATTTAAGATTGTCTCAGTCAATATGGAAtgaggaaaaaaaataaataaggatcGTGTTAACTCCCTCCCCTAGCCAAAAAAACGATGATTACTTTAAGAATAATGGTgccattaattttttttcttcctttattgTTTTTTATTTGGTTGACTGTTTCCCTCCAGGTGGTTAATATTTCTGGagatattttaaaattcaaacaaGAAGTTCAATCTGAACTGTTTGGTGAAGATGCCCGTCGAGGTCATGCAGATACCTATGTGAGTATTAATGCCTttctattttcattattgataTTTAATTTAAGAACTTCCTGTATATTATGTGTCTGAACTATCCTTTTATCATTGCAGACTACTGGAGACTCTCGTTTTGACGGCCGTGTAAGCTTTAGGTATAAGCTGCTGAAACGGAGAAAGGTAGTAGTCATATCATTTCCttcctcttttccattttttaagtCATTTGTTCTAGTATTCTGCTCTAATGTAGTGCATACTTTTGGATGTTCAAATTTGCCATTTTTTCTTTAAACACCCCCCGGAGGCGCTGTCACTCAGGAGAAAACGACAGTTATGTTTTAATTTCAAGAAATTGCAGATCGACTATGTGTATTCTCACTTTCCATGTGTTGTCCATTTAAGCCTGCCTTGGCCACTAAGGAATGAGTGAAAAACAAGGATCATGTTAACTTCCCCCTCCCCTCGGAAAAAAACCGATGATTACTTCATCATTTATGGTGCCATTAATTTGTTTTGCCTTTATGGTTTTTCATTTGATCGATTGTTTCCCTCTAGGTGCGCAAGAACTCCAAAGATGTtcttaaattcaagcaagaagttGAATCTGAACTATTTGGTGAAGTTGTCGATCGAGGTTCTGCAGATGCCGATGTGAGTATCGGGTGAAAAAGTTATACTTTTCCTTTCTGATTTGATGACAGGAAAACCCCCACCTACAAGTCTACAACACAGTGCATACTCACACAAGGAAAAAGACAGGAAATGCTGTTGTTCTCCATTTTTCCATTTAACAAAAAAGTATTTCTTATTTAATCTGTTAGTTTCTTGCAGTATGCACTGAGTGTAGCCAGAAGttgtctcatttatttttctgtAGGTGCTGATCCAGTCTCAGATTCGTTATTCAGAGCCAGATACCCCTGAGAACAGAGAACTTGGTGGCCAATTCAACTCTAGACATCAGGAAGCAAATGAATATAACTGGCAAGAACAATTTAGCCCACAGTTTGCAAGAACTCAAATATCGCCCAACCAACGGGTACTTCTAAATCTAATACGTTTTTTGCTACTATCTTGTCCAAAATGTAGTTATTTATTAAGATTTTCAGCGATTGAGTTATACAATGTCCTTATAGTTAGTATGAATATAGAATTAGGTGTAAAGGATGCAGTAATATTGCCTACGCATTTAATTATTCAATtattgataatattttgaaaatgtttAATATGACCATCGAAGTCAGTCTTTTCTTCAcatcaaatgagttttaaggctaAGTTTCCCATTAAtataaaaattttccggaaaaaTATACGGACTGtccacgcaaatcgagaaaggctaaacggagctattcgaggtctcggaacacagaaatgaagggtaaaactataaatgacctatccgATCATCATATGTATAAAGGCTGTAGTCATAATGCCTACTTGTTTAATTATTCAATTGTTGATAATAATTTGAAAATATTTAATATGACAAGTGAAGTATGTCCTTTTCTTCACATCTCTTTTTTTGTCTTTTAGTCATGGCAACGGCTTTTCTGTTGTCTTGAGTTTAAGATGACAATTGTGTCTGATATGCAGCTATCTGTCAGTTCTTGATCCCAGAAACCTCTATTTTTGTTTGTGAATCAGGGAGGACCTTCTCCTGCACTAATCAAAGCTGAGCTGCCATGTTCAGTACCTCAAATAAGCAATCTTTTTGGCAAATATCATGTCTTGAATACTGCGACGGGGTAGAATTTTTTCTCTTTGATGTTTATGCATTTTTCAATATTTCTGGTAGTTTCTTATTCTTAGATTTCTATTGCTGCCGATTGTTTCTTTTGCCCCGGttatcttattatcttgttgttgttactgcttctTTCTCCATGCCTTCTCCATTATTATATTTCTGTTCAACAATGATGTGACTGTGTTTTTCCCTAGCTGAGAGTCTTGATTTCAAAAGTTTTATTATCAGATAATTCTAATATTGCAGCATTATTTGAAGATACGTATTTTATCGAACTCATTGAGACTAACTGATAGTATTAACTTGCAGTATACTCCACAATCCGACTCTGAAAAAGTTTGATCTCCTCAAAAATCAATTGGTTGATTCAAGGATAACTAGCGTGTACATTCTAAAGGTCTGTCCTCCCATGACCAGGACACCTCTCTCTCTTTGCTTGTGTTTTTGTTCACTTCAAAGTTTCCCTATTTTGCGTAGGAAATTTAACGTGTCTTGTCTTTACTCCAGGGTGTTATATCCTTGATATTTGACGAGGCTGTATTGGAACCAACATTTTGCCCGATGTACGCCCAACTCTGTTCTGATCTCAACGGAAATCTGCCACCATTTCCTTCTGTTGAATCCGGTGGCAAAGAGATTATGTTCAAGCGTGTTATATGGAAtaaatgtcaggaggcatttgaagTTGTAGACAAGCTGCGTGAGGAGGTGAGGCAAATGACTGCACCTGAGCAGGATTCAGAAGGCAAAGACAAAGAAAGGTTGATCAAATTGCTCACTCTTGGCAATACACGGCTTATCGGAGAGCTTTTGAAGCAAAAGTTGGTTCCTGAAAAGATTGCTCTTGACATTCTTCAGGTTGTTTATTGTTTGCCTGTTCCTCAGGTCTGCTTGCTCCGTGTTGTCTTTATTGCCTTGCACTCTACCAATGATTGTCTTGTCTGGTTTTGTTAACAGGAACTATTATGGTACGATCACAAAAGTTGTCTAGCAGAACAGAACGTTGAAGCCATTTGTCTGTTCTTCAACAACATTGGCAAGTTGCTTGATGAGAACAAAAAATCAAGGCACATCAACGATATCTACGTTAACTTGTTGAGGAAACTATCAACAAACCCTCAGTTGACTCCAAGGCTGAGGTTTATGGTTAGTGATGTACTGGATTTACGTGCCAATAACTGGGTCCCTAGGCGGGAAGAGGTGACACATCATTCGATCATGTATTTGTTGTCTGTTCATGTCCTGAAATAATGTAATGTTCTTTCCTTCTTGCACAGATGAAAGCAAAAACCATCACAGAGAAGTCCTTGGGGTTGCGTCCTGCCACTGTGAGCATTAAAAGTTCTCCTGGTGCTCAAGGGAGTTTGAGGCCTGGTGGTTTCTTATCAATCGGCCAGGCACGGGTGGTCTGATGCCTGGAATGCCAGGAAGTAGGAAGATGCCTGGTAATGCCTGGGACAGACAACTGGGAAGTTCCTAGATCCTGATGCTGAGAGGTAATGGACTAATGGAGCTTGGTGGACGTGGTCAGAGCCAGTTTCAGGATTTGAAGTTTTTGGGTTCCTACGACGATCTCAAATTAGTACTACAATAGTAACTGGATTATACTGGTTATGTTGTAATAGTAACTAGATTCTCAGTTAAATATTTATAGCTATTTagtatatttgtttaatatatatTTAGCGTCTTGGCAAAAATTTCTGAGCTCACGTGTACCTATAACTGTTTCTCTAGATCCACCCCTATATGTGGTCAGCCATCATTGGTTTGCAAGTCGCCCCATTGAATCCAAGACGACTTCCTCGGGGCAGTTGTGTGTTCTAAGAAGGATTTTGCCTTTGAAAATGAATGATTTATTAAATTCCCTCTCTAGTGAGCCTTACCACTTGAATCTAGATTATTTGGGGTCTCAAAACGAGTACCAAATGTCGAGTGCAGGGATGTATCTAGGTGGgaataatactgggtatgttgttgttgttgttatttgaaGATATGGAATGATCTAACTCATTGATACTAACTACAGTAATATTTATTGCAGTATACTCAACAACCCGACTCTGAAAAGGTTTGATCTCCTAAAAAGTCAATTGATAATTATAGGGATAACTAGTGCAGCCATTCTAAAGGTCTGTCCTCCCGTACCAAGAGAATACATCTCTCTTTGATGGTTATTTTTCAGTTCAATATTTTCCATGTTGGTCCTGGAGATTTAACATGTTTTTATCTTCACTCCAGGCTGTTGTTACCTTGATATTTGACAAGGCTGTACTAGAACCAACATTTTGCCTGATGTATATCCAACTGTTTTTTGATCTCAATAAAAAGCTGCCTCCATTTCCTTCTGATGAATCTGGTTGCAGAGAGATTACGCTCAAGTATGTTCTATTGAATAATTGTCAGAAGACATTTGAAGGTGCTGACAATCTGCAAGAAGAGGCGAGGCAAATGACAGCACCGGAGCAGGAGTCAGAACgcaaggacaaagaaaagttgATCAAACTGCGAACTCTTGGCAATATACAGCTTATTGGAGAGATTTTTAAGCTTAGGATGGTCAGAAAAAATATTATTCATGGCATTGTTAAGGTTTTCCCTTATTGTTACCATTTGATgctactttttcttttttggcctctctttttctcccctttttccTTATTCTCGTtgtctccctcttctttctttcctcttcttcttcttcttcttgagctGAGGTACGGCTTGCGTACACACTAGcttccctagaccccacttgtgggattataccgagtatgttgttgttgttgcttttgCAACAATAGACTCAATAATGTCAAGAACTCTACCAATGATTGTCTTTGCTGGTTCTGTTAACAGGAAATGTTAATATACAATCACAAATGTTGTCTGGCAGAAGAGAATGTTGAACCAGTTGCCAGTTACTCATCAACATTGGCAAGCTGCTTGATAAGAGCCAAGATTCAAGGGAGAACATCGATGTTTACTTTGACTGTTTGAAGAAACTGTCGACAAATCCTCGGTTGGCTCCACGACTGAGGGTTATGGTTTGCGATGTGCTGGATTTACGTGCCAATAACTGGGTTCCTAAGCCGATTTTAGTTCTGTAATAGCTTGACGAGCTAAACCAAACTTGCCATTTTCCTTTGAGCCAGCATAAACAAACTTATCAGAAGCTCGTTctgtttttattttatgtttagaTCATGGACATTAATGTTGGATGTCAAAGCGCATAGATGTTTTTTTCTACATTTACATTCAAGAGCGAAGTAAATCATAACTTATGTGTTCGTTCGTTTGAATTCAGTAGCTTTGGCTAGAATTTTGCGAATATCTTGAACATATCCATTATATATATGGTTTTTTGCTACTACCTTGTCCAAAATGTGGTGGTGGATCAGGAACTTCAGTAATTGAGTTATACTATGTCTTTGCAGTTAGTATGAAAACAGAATTAGGTATAAAGGGATGCAATATTGCCCACTTGTTTATTGATTCAATTATTGATGATAAATTGATAATATTTACTATCTCTCGTTCTTCTCTATTCACTGCTTTATTGCCTTTCTGTTAGATGTCTAGATATCTCTATCATTTAAGACAACACTCCAAAACTTCCATTTGATGTGTCGTCACTTGCCCTTGAGACTGCTTTTCGTGTACTATTATTGCAGAGTTACCTATTTAGTCTGGATGTTAGCATGCATGAGcttctctgtctctctctctctctcattcaccgtttcattttctctttttttttttttttgtttttttttttagcattttagagCCGTAATACAGAAATTCAGGAACAAttgtcaccgcctcaccatgatcgttcctcattttttggcattttagaatCTTAAAATCGGCGTTCCGGCCGAtttagattttcatgtgctatagcctgTGCCATTTGCATGGGTCTAGGCGACCAGACCCAACCGCCTAAAATTGTGTCGGCCCAAAAAAAAATGACATAAGTAACAATAgccaccgcctcaccatgaccattcctcattttttgcctcATCATAGCAGTTTCACATCTTTTGGTCCctgattttcgtatgctataacaCACGTCATCTGCATGCGACCAGACCCAGATCGCCAAAAAATATAGcgacccataaaaaatgacctaaggaacagtagtcatcgcctcgccatgaccgtccCTCATTTTTAgcgtttagggccataaaattgggaTCTCGCccaattctcagattttcgtgtgctatagcccacgccatctgcatgggctAGGGTgaccggacctggatcgcctaaagtttttgtTGGCCTATCGAAAAAGAcacaaggaacaatagtcatcgcctcaccatgactgttcctcgttttatGGCGTGTtaaggccataaaattagaatttcgcccaattctcaaattttcgtgtgctatagtccacaccATCTGCATGGGCTCGGGCgaccggacctggatcgcctaaattttttgcTGGCATATCGAAATCGACACAAGGAACAA is drawn from Nicotiana tabacum cultivar K326 chromosome 9, ASM71507v2, whole genome shotgun sequence and contains these coding sequences:
- the LOC142163776 gene encoding eukaryotic translation initiation factor-like, which translates into the protein MSSAGMYLGGNNTGILNNPTLKRFDLLKSQLIIIGITSAAILKAVVTLIFDKAVLEPTFCLMYIQLFFDLNKKLPPFPSDESGCREITLKYVLLNNCQKTFEGADNLQEEARQMTAPEQESERKDKEKLIKLRTLGNIQLIGEIFKLRMEMLIYNHKCCLAEENVEPVASYSSTLASCLIRAKIQGRTSMFTLTV